Proteins encoded together in one Ruminococcaceae bacterium KH2T8 window:
- a CDS encoding phosphatidylserine decarboxylase, whose translation MKIYDRRSGEYLNVEQYGSGKLQFLYNNAFGRMLLWLAVSPLVSGIYGRINSLPSSAKKIPAFVNEYGIDTEEFELREYRSFNDFFTRRIRPGRRPIEDDPKAFISPADSKVLVYPIDVDTKLLIKGREYTLDEITGDGSYTHEFAGGNAFVFRLCMDDYHRYCFPDSGRVISTKKIKGRLHTVSPISKEHKIYKENTRIVSVLETDNIGKVIYIEVGALLVGKIVDHGATEFERGQEKGYFEPGGSTIVVITKGNVDVDKDILEQSNNGIETAVRYGERIGTIR comes from the coding sequence ATGAAGATCTATGACAGAAGAAGCGGTGAATATCTGAACGTAGAGCAATACGGCTCGGGTAAGCTACAGTTCCTGTATAACAATGCGTTTGGCAGGATGCTTCTTTGGCTCGCCGTTTCTCCTCTTGTTTCGGGTATATACGGCAGGATCAATTCTCTTCCTTCATCCGCGAAGAAGATACCTGCTTTTGTTAACGAATACGGCATCGATACGGAGGAGTTCGAGCTTCGCGAATACAGGTCTTTCAATGATTTCTTTACCCGCAGGATACGCCCCGGCAGAAGGCCGATAGAGGATGATCCTAAGGCATTCATATCACCTGCCGATTCGAAGGTGCTGGTATACCCTATAGACGTTGATACAAAGCTCCTTATTAAGGGCAGGGAATATACGCTCGATGAGATAACCGGCGATGGTTCGTATACGCATGAATTTGCGGGCGGGAATGCGTTCGTATTCAGGCTCTGTATGGATGATTACCACCGCTACTGTTTCCCCGACAGCGGCAGGGTCATATCAACCAAGAAGATAAAGGGCCGCCTTCACACCGTAAGCCCCATATCGAAGGAACATAAGATCTATAAGGAGAATACGAGGATCGTAAGCGTTCTCGAGACAGATAATATCGGCAAAGTGATCTACATAGAGGTAGGCGCTCTGCTGGTTGGAAAGATAGTCGACCACGGGGCAACGGAGTTCGAGCGTGGTCAGGAGAAGGGATATTTCGAGCCCGGCGGCTCAACGATAGTCGTGATTACAAAAGGCAATGTAGATGTCGATAAGGATATTCTCGAGCAGAGCAATAACGGCATCGAAACGGCAGTAAGATATGGAGAGAGGATCGGTACGATAAGATGA
- a CDS encoding 4-hydroxybenzoate polyprenyltransferase → MIKRLHVYFKERYPIIPRLILGLIVFLEIHFIILLNQGVSWGQFSIGIQECVGAFTVFAFLLWLRVADDLKDFETDKRLFPDRPLPSGRVFKKDIVIACIIVQAVTVVLNVIFMRDNIFSFIVLYIYGYLMSKWFFQKSKIQPSLPLALVTHNPVQAIINLYIITFTIRKYQLQPITLTNIMALWTLYFPALIWEVSRKIKAPKDENDYTTYSKLFGYKKSTRFVLILTILDIITNFILVWNLNKISVAVLALLVSWMTWKFIQYMKDPEKFVLVTKVERYTYLQESTMLLTIIAYLVFGKI, encoded by the coding sequence ATGATAAAGAGACTTCATGTTTATTTCAAAGAACGTTATCCGATAATCCCCAGGCTCATACTGGGACTTATCGTATTTTTGGAGATACACTTCATAATACTCCTGAACCAGGGTGTATCGTGGGGGCAGTTCAGTATCGGCATACAGGAATGCGTAGGTGCATTTACGGTATTCGCATTCCTGCTGTGGCTGCGTGTCGCGGATGACCTCAAGGACTTTGAGACCGATAAGAGACTCTTTCCCGACAGACCTCTGCCCAGCGGACGCGTATTTAAAAAAGACATCGTTATCGCATGCATCATCGTGCAGGCAGTGACCGTTGTACTTAATGTGATATTCATGCGCGATAATATCTTTTCATTTATCGTGCTCTATATATACGGTTACCTCATGAGCAAATGGTTCTTCCAAAAGTCGAAGATCCAGCCGTCGCTGCCTCTCGCGCTCGTTACGCATAATCCGGTACAGGCGATAATCAATCTTTATATCATCACGTTTACGATCAGGAAATATCAGCTGCAGCCTATTACCCTTACGAACATAATGGCTCTCTGGACGCTCTATTTCCCCGCTCTCATCTGGGAAGTATCCCGTAAGATCAAGGCGCCCAAGGACGAGAATGACTACACGACTTATTCTAAGCTCTTCGGATACAAGAAGTCGACGAGATTCGTCCTGATACTCACGATCCTTGATATCATCACGAACTTTATCCTCGTATGGAATCTCAACAAGATCTCGGTAGCGGTATTGGCTCTCCTCGTATCGTGGATGACATGGAAGTTCATACAGTACATGAAGGACCCCGAGAAGTTCGTTCTCGTTACAAAGGTCGAGAGATATACATATCTTCAGGAATCGACGATGCTCCTTACGATAATCGCGTACCTAGTGTTCGGTAAGATCTGA
- a CDS encoding pyruvate, water dikinase — MYGNKIDNLIKLKESGINVPAFTVVPYDKARLDEPEFEYPSDGERFAVRSSSNVEDGDQMSFAGQFDTFLNVERSDVAGKIREAVASTDNDSVISYAKDHGISAESIKMNVLIQDMVDADLSGVIFTSNPQGILNESVITVGRGLGEGVVSGRTDTTSYYCNRTDDIYYYEGEDDLLGEEKISELLSVADKIKDIFDAPTDIEFSIKDDEIFVLQSRKITTLHSDDPLILDNSNIVESYPGISLPLTTSFVDLVYSGVFRGVCARVLKNDKELSKHEDVFLNMTGHVNGRVYYKISNWYTVLKFLPFSGKIIPVWQEMLGVRNKSYNGDDVDIGPFVRAMTYINSFHELIRVPKNMKDLNERFIAINEDFYFKYRSDMSPVELVSMFNDIKVKLFDCWDVTLLNDLYAFIFTGLLKSRMKKRYGKDEKEINAYISGISDIESMKPVIAMTKLALDKDTMSKDEYEAAKKEYIRLYGDRNLEELKLESRTFRSNPELLDERIDSCRRDMTRLRANADSFAKVKERGDRYDLLTRSFVKRASLGIYNREISRLNRSRIYGIVRLITDTLAIRYVEQGLIADAGDIYYLTVDEMLDLSKDPTDMKERVASRKSDYDLYRKLPAYSRLIFEKDEFSKSHARVNSYVRETKASELIGVPCSGGIAEGEALVIKDPKDTLDVEGKILITKMTDPGWVFLLTSAKGVISEKGSLLSHTAIISRELGVPSIVGVKDLTEIIHTGDQIRMNGDNGKIEIIRRGAADEAHKV, encoded by the coding sequence ATGTACGGCAATAAGATCGACAATCTCATAAAGCTAAAGGAGAGCGGGATAAACGTTCCTGCTTTTACCGTCGTGCCGTACGACAAGGCGCGACTTGATGAGCCTGAGTTTGAATATCCGTCAGACGGTGAACGCTTTGCCGTAAGAAGCTCATCTAATGTCGAAGACGGTGATCAGATGAGCTTTGCGGGACAGTTCGATACATTCTTAAATGTCGAAAGATCTGATGTTGCCGGCAAGATCAGGGAAGCAGTAGCATCGACTGACAACGACAGCGTTATCTCTTACGCAAAAGATCACGGTATCTCCGCTGAAAGTATAAAGATGAATGTCCTGATCCAGGATATGGTCGATGCGGATCTCTCGGGGGTCATATTCACGAGTAATCCGCAGGGCATACTGAACGAGAGCGTTATCACGGTCGGAAGAGGCCTCGGTGAAGGCGTCGTATCGGGAAGGACCGACACGACTTCCTACTACTGTAACCGCACTGATGATATCTATTATTACGAAGGTGAAGATGACCTTTTGGGAGAAGAAAAGATCAGTGAACTCTTATCTGTCGCGGATAAGATCAAGGATATCTTTGACGCCCCGACGGACATAGAATTCTCGATCAAAGATGATGAGATATTTGTCCTTCAGTCGCGAAAGATAACAACGCTTCATTCGGATGATCCTCTGATCCTCGATAACAGCAACATCGTTGAGAGCTACCCCGGGATCTCGCTGCCGCTTACGACCTCATTTGTCGATCTCGTATACAGCGGAGTATTCAGAGGAGTATGCGCGCGCGTTCTCAAGAACGATAAGGAGCTCTCAAAGCACGAAGATGTATTTCTCAACATGACAGGTCACGTTAACGGCCGCGTCTACTATAAGATCAGCAACTGGTATACGGTCCTTAAATTCCTGCCTTTCAGCGGGAAGATAATACCCGTATGGCAGGAGATGCTCGGCGTAAGAAATAAGAGCTATAACGGGGACGATGTGGATATCGGTCCGTTCGTCCGCGCGATGACATATATCAACTCATTTCATGAGCTCATCAGGGTCCCGAAGAACATGAAGGATCTTAACGAAAGATTCATCGCGATAAATGAAGATTTCTACTTCAAGTACAGATCGGACATGAGTCCTGTAGAGCTCGTATCGATGTTCAACGATATAAAAGTTAAGCTCTTTGACTGCTGGGACGTGACGCTCCTTAATGACCTTTATGCATTCATCTTCACGGGGCTCTTAAAGTCGAGGATGAAGAAGAGATACGGTAAGGATGAAAAGGAGATAAATGCCTATATAAGCGGTATCTCCGATATCGAGAGCATGAAGCCCGTTATCGCCATGACAAAGCTCGCGCTCGATAAAGATACGATGTCCAAAGACGAATATGAGGCTGCGAAGAAGGAATATATCCGTCTGTACGGCGACCGTAATCTCGAAGAATTAAAGCTCGAGAGCAGGACATTCAGGAGCAACCCCGAACTGCTCGATGAACGTATAGACAGCTGTCGAAGAGATATGACCAGACTTCGCGCGAACGCGGATTCTTTCGCGAAGGTTAAGGAGAGAGGCGACAGGTATGATCTGCTGACGAGATCTTTCGTTAAGAGGGCGTCACTCGGCATATACAACCGTGAGATCTCAAGACTCAACAGGAGCCGTATCTACGGTATCGTAAGGCTCATTACGGATACTCTGGCGATCAGATATGTGGAGCAGGGACTTATAGCTGATGCAGGCGATATCTACTATCTTACGGTAGATGAGATGCTCGATCTTTCTAAGGATCCGACCGATATGAAGGAACGCGTAGCATCGCGTAAGAGTGACTACGATCTTTACCGAAAGCTCCCTGCTTATTCGCGATTGATATTTGAAAAGGATGAGTTCAGTAAGAGCCATGCGAGAGTCAACTCATATGTTCGCGAGACGAAGGCTTCCGAGCTTATTGGCGTACCGTGTTCGGGAGGTATCGCGGAGGGGGAAGCTCTCGTGATAAAAGATCCGAAGGATACGTTGGATGTAGAGGGGAAGATACTCATAACTAAGATGACGGACCCCGGGTGGGTATTCCTTCTTACTTCGGCAAAAGGAGTCATATCGGAGAAGGGTTCGCTCCTTTCGCATACGGCGATAATATCAAGGGAATTAGGTGTCCCGTCTATAGTCGGAGTAAAGGATCTGACGGAGATCATACATACGGGTGATCAGATCAGGATGAACGGTGATAACGGCAAGATCGAGATAATAAGAAGAGGTGCAGCGGATGAAGCTCATAAAGTTTGA
- a CDS encoding Long-chain acyl-CoA synthetase (AMP-forming) yields MNELERILRADNEKWHDREYLFEMKEGKYEGITFGEYIEKVSYAANYFVANGFKGSNIGIYSPNSIAWMILDVAIMNYVGISVGLNKDWIGDNLEYSIRKCDIKCLLYSSAMKDKVDEVRPKFPDVRYICIEEEFDTILSEGKAASEGLFALEPADEDAPVKIVFTSGSTSFPKAVMLSIKNIFSSYEALAKRTPLNEDDVCYLFLPLNHTYGSIFNFLYSLVFGFKIYLTGKISEMAQEMAVAKPTVFCAVPLVFLRFSDAADQYGVPLKALLGGRLKYLFCGGSNLPHEIRQKYIDQGMHMMNAYALSETSSGFAIDYPDVDDLDSAGTLLEYVDAKVVDPDEDGIGELAIKGPNVFQGYLNDEEATKRAFDPDGYFLTGDLGKIIDNKVYVKGRKDTMLVLINGENVSSNRISEKVKSADDRIASVKSYIRDEELTCDIFVKDKSFIEGDWQSVIDRVNEDLSKYEKIRKFNVMDISALLKG; encoded by the coding sequence ATGAATGAACTTGAACGTATCCTCAGAGCTGATAATGAGAAGTGGCACGATAGGGAATACCTCTTCGAGATGAAGGAAGGAAAATACGAAGGCATCACTTTCGGTGAATATATCGAGAAGGTAAGCTATGCCGCGAACTATTTTGTCGCGAACGGATTCAAGGGAAGCAACATCGGTATATACAGTCCCAACTCGATCGCCTGGATGATCCTCGACGTAGCGATAATGAACTACGTCGGAATAAGCGTAGGACTTAATAAGGACTGGATCGGAGATAATCTCGAATATTCGATCAGGAAGTGCGACATTAAATGCCTCCTTTACAGCAGTGCAATGAAGGATAAAGTGGACGAAGTAAGACCGAAGTTTCCTGATGTCAGATATATCTGCATAGAGGAAGAATTCGATACGATATTAAGTGAAGGAAAGGCAGCTTCGGAAGGTCTCTTTGCGCTCGAACCTGCTGACGAGGATGCTCCGGTAAAGATCGTATTTACGAGCGGATCCACATCCTTCCCCAAGGCAGTCATGCTCTCGATAAAGAATATCTTTTCGAGTTACGAAGCTCTTGCCAAGAGGACACCTCTTAACGAGGACGACGTCTGCTATCTGTTCCTGCCTCTTAATCATACATACGGCTCTATATTTAATTTCCTTTACTCGCTGGTATTCGGATTTAAGATCTACCTGACCGGAAAGATATCAGAGATGGCTCAGGAGATGGCTGTCGCAAAGCCTACCGTATTCTGCGCGGTACCTCTCGTATTCTTAAGGTTCAGTGATGCTGCCGACCAGTACGGAGTACCTCTCAAGGCTCTACTCGGCGGAAGGCTTAAGTATCTCTTCTGCGGCGGATCTAACCTGCCTCACGAGATCAGGCAGAAGTATATCGATCAGGGAATGCACATGATGAATGCATATGCGCTCTCGGAGACATCTTCGGGATTTGCTATCGACTACCCGGATGTAGACGATCTTGACAGCGCGGGAACGCTCCTTGAGTATGTCGATGCCAAGGTCGTAGATCCTGACGAAGACGGTATCGGTGAACTTGCCATCAAGGGACCTAATGTATTTCAGGGTTATCTCAATGACGAGGAAGCAACGAAGAGGGCTTTCGATCCTGACGGATATTTCCTTACGGGCGACCTTGGTAAGATCATCGACAATAAGGTCTATGTAAAGGGCAGAAAAGATACGATGCTCGTCCTTATAAACGGTGAGAATGTATCTTCAAATAGGATCTCGGAGAAGGTTAAGTCCGCCGATGACAGGATAGCATCGGTAAAGTCCTATATAAGAGACGAGGAGCTTACCTGCGATATCTTTGTAAAGGATAAGAGCTTCATAGAAGGTGACTGGCAGTCCGTGATAGACAGGGTAAATGAGGATCTGTCCAAATATGAGAAGATCCGAAAGTTCAATGTCATGGATATCAGCGCTCTTTTGAAGGGCTGA
- a CDS encoding Papain family cysteine protease: MKKKIISSIVITSLMLLNSCSLLQKGPYEPFKSGHGFSLIEEGYSVPVTAQSDALCWACSGATAMQYNLMLTRGIDDEIDIDYLSLLAFSGDAESGTEGNYSNNLQLAGGHQIMVIEAASSHDINGCILVEADDLSSADTEVLQDRIRNNGALTALIVPDSDQFESIQENATYNVPNAEFRLTHHMVTVVGWDDDYPADTFDPPAASNGAWLIQDSQGTDFGDEGFYWISYDTPLYGVCDYILSDEYTEVLSYEAGVQAVAVTEGETAVANVFDHEGTIGAIGTYTTGSDQTLTVEIYDGEFGDLICTKEQTFEYIGYHTIELDEPIDVGRYTVVVRFPEGAPVEGSSIETDLSPLGGDYVGTVRGFYASIEEGQSYIYLDGEWVDMSTDGIADQMDFSCETRETLMGLTYRDRATITEAPNNACIKVLYIA, encoded by the coding sequence ATGAAAAAGAAGATCATTTCAAGTATCGTTATTACTTCCCTCATGCTGCTTAATTCGTGCAGTCTCCTTCAGAAAGGTCCGTATGAACCTTTTAAGTCGGGACACGGATTCTCGCTTATAGAAGAAGGCTACAGCGTGCCCGTTACCGCTCAATCGGATGCGTTATGCTGGGCCTGCTCCGGCGCTACCGCCATGCAGTATAACCTCATGCTGACAAGAGGTATAGACGACGAGATCGATATCGACTATCTGTCTCTTCTGGCATTCAGCGGAGATGCGGAAAGCGGCACCGAGGGAAATTACAGTAACAATCTCCAGCTGGCAGGAGGTCATCAGATCATGGTGATCGAAGCAGCTTCAAGTCACGATATAAACGGTTGCATACTGGTCGAAGCCGATGATCTCTCATCGGCCGACACCGAAGTGCTTCAGGACAGGATCAGGAACAACGGAGCCTTGACGGCCTTGATAGTTCCCGATTCAGATCAATTTGAATCCATACAGGAAAACGCCACCTATAACGTACCGAATGCCGAATTCAGGCTGACACATCATATGGTCACAGTTGTCGGCTGGGATGACGATTATCCGGCTGATACATTCGATCCGCCCGCTGCTTCGAACGGAGCATGGCTCATCCAGGACTCGCAGGGCACCGATTTCGGAGACGAAGGCTTTTACTGGATCTCCTACGACACACCCCTGTACGGCGTATGCGATTACATTCTCTCCGATGAATATACCGAGGTCTTATCTTACGAAGCCGGAGTACAGGCAGTGGCAGTTACGGAAGGCGAAACCGCCGTCGCGAATGTGTTCGATCACGAAGGTACTATAGGAGCGATCGGCACCTATACCACAGGATCCGATCAGACGCTAACGGTAGAGATCTACGATGGTGAATTCGGAGATCTTATCTGCACTAAGGAGCAGACATTCGAATATATCGGCTACCATACGATAGAGCTCGATGAACCCATAGATGTCGGTCGATATACCGTTGTAGTCAGATTCCCCGAGGGAGCTCCCGTTGAGGGGTCAAGTATCGAGACGGATCTGTCGCCTTTAGGCGGCGATTACGTCGGAACCGTAAGAGGATTTTATGCTTCCATAGAGGAAGGACAATCCTATATCTATTTAGACGGAGAATGGGTCGATATGAGCACGGACGGCATAGCGGATCAGATGGATTTCAGCTGTGAGACTCGCGAGACTTTGATGGGACTTACCTACAGGGACCGCGCGACGATAACCGAGGCACCGAATAATGCCTGCATCAAGGTACTCTATATCGCTTAA
- a CDS encoding Transcriptional regulator, contains XRE-family HTH domain, with protein sequence MNNSLGNNIKAFRKNKGLTQEELAGLLNVTPQAVSRWESEVGMPDVAMIIPLAQILGVSTDALLGYDMIREDSEVTNRIKETVRNMYDEKDRAGSKLKICEYLSTETNIHPGNYEIVKDYVQQTGSLSMYWDEKLEGCYKDQDDHILEIFKDSIKKGTYLISHCTDRDLIDKTHYSIAWIYIHMKDFDKAKEHINVLPGLNSTCNREVLEMETVYFDKGFDQMKEVIDSKNRLLFSTVARQFYTVAQNYGWWGNKDEALEMISWCDGIIEAFATRLDAIDSKDYMHIRYMNAFHKMIALKKAGDDAKAAEVYSAFVNEVNEMAGISDELKKESIAILDREIGYYGKFS encoded by the coding sequence TTTAGGAAACAACATAAAGGCTTTTCGAAAGAATAAGGGACTTACTCAGGAGGAGCTCGCAGGACTTCTTAATGTCACGCCTCAGGCGGTGAGCAGATGGGAATCGGAAGTCGGCATGCCGGATGTGGCAATGATCATTCCCCTGGCACAGATCCTCGGAGTCAGTACCGACGCGCTCTTAGGCTATGACATGATCCGCGAAGACAGCGAAGTTACGAACAGGATCAAGGAAACGGTCAGGAATATGTACGATGAGAAGGACCGTGCAGGCAGTAAGCTCAAGATCTGCGAATATCTCTCTACCGAGACGAATATCCATCCCGGAAACTATGAGATAGTCAAGGATTATGTGCAGCAGACCGGAAGCCTCAGCATGTACTGGGACGAGAAGCTCGAAGGATGCTACAAGGATCAGGACGATCATATCCTTGAGATCTTCAAAGACAGCATCAAGAAAGGTACATATCTGATCAGCCACTGCACGGACAGAGACCTCATCGATAAGACTCACTATTCGATCGCCTGGATATACATCCACATGAAGGATTTCGATAAAGCCAAGGAGCACATAAACGTACTTCCGGGACTCAACTCGACATGCAACAGAGAAGTACTCGAAATGGAAACGGTTTATTTCGATAAGGGCTTTGATCAGATGAAGGAAGTGATCGACAGTAAGAACAGACTTCTCTTCAGTACTGTCGCACGCCAGTTCTACACGGTAGCTCAAAACTACGGATGGTGGGGCAATAAGGATGAAGCTCTGGAGATGATCTCATGGTGCGACGGGATTATCGAAGCATTTGCAACAAGGCTTGATGCGATCGACAGCAAGGACTATATGCATATAAGATACATGAATGCTTTCCACAAGATGATCGCGCTCAAGAAGGCAGGTGATGATGCTAAGGCAGCAGAGGTTTATTCGGCATTCGTTAATGAGGTCAACGAAATGGCGGGTATCTCCGACGAACTCAAGAAAGAGAGTATCGCCATACTCGACAGAGAGATCGGTTACTACGGTAAGTTCTCGTAA